In Pseudomonas fluorescens, a genomic segment contains:
- the rnd gene encoding ribonuclease D, whose amino-acid sequence MAIDIHWICDNDSLGQHCAEWQQLPFVALDTEFMRVDTFYPIAGLIQIGDGQRAYLIDPLTIDNWQPLAALLENPAVIKVVHACSEDLEVLLRLTGSLPVPLFDTQLAAAYLNLGFSMGYSRLVQAVLDIDLPKGETRSDWLQRPLSETQVSYAAEDAVHLAEVYIRLRPQLSDDKYAWVLEDGAELVANLRREVDPYEVYREAKLAWKLSRAQLAVLRELCAWREQQARARDLPRNRIIREHSLWPLAKSQPDNLAALGKIEDMHPRTVRQDGQFLLDLIKRAGSVPMDQWPPAVAEPLPVDAATLIKELRALGQAFAERLDMAPELMLRKKTLEALVKSGYPDGPYKLPDSLRGWRRELMGQALLDSLATAGEQP is encoded by the coding sequence GTGGCCATCGATATTCACTGGATCTGCGACAACGATAGCCTCGGCCAGCATTGCGCCGAATGGCAGCAGTTGCCATTCGTCGCCCTCGACACCGAATTCATGCGGGTCGATACCTTTTATCCCATTGCCGGGCTGATCCAGATTGGCGATGGCCAGCGTGCTTACCTGATCGACCCCCTGACCATCGACAATTGGCAACCCCTGGCGGCCTTGCTGGAAAACCCGGCGGTGATCAAGGTGGTCCACGCGTGCAGCGAAGACCTGGAAGTGTTGCTGCGCCTGACCGGCAGCCTGCCGGTGCCGTTGTTCGACACCCAATTGGCCGCGGCGTACCTGAACCTCGGGTTCTCCATGGGCTATTCGCGCCTGGTGCAAGCCGTGCTCGACATCGACCTGCCCAAGGGCGAGACCCGCTCGGACTGGCTGCAACGCCCCTTGTCCGAGACCCAGGTGAGCTACGCCGCCGAAGACGCGGTGCACCTGGCCGAGGTCTACATCCGCCTGCGCCCGCAACTGTCGGATGACAAATACGCCTGGGTCCTGGAAGACGGCGCCGAGCTGGTGGCCAACCTGCGCCGCGAAGTCGACCCGTACGAGGTGTACCGCGAGGCCAAGCTGGCGTGGAAATTGTCCCGTGCCCAACTCGCCGTATTGCGCGAGCTGTGTGCCTGGCGCGAGCAGCAAGCGCGTGCCCGCGACCTGCCACGCAACCGCATCATCCGCGAACACTCGTTGTGGCCCCTGGCCAAATCCCAGCCGGATAACCTCGCCGCGCTGGGCAAAATCGAAGACATGCACCCGCGCACCGTGCGTCAGGACGGCCAGTTCCTGCTGGACCTGATCAAGCGTGCCGGCAGCGTGCCCATGGACCAATGGCCGCCCGCCGTGGCTGAACCGCTGCCGGTGGACGCCGCCACGCTGATCAAGGAACTGCGCGCCCTCGGCCAGGCGTTCGCCGAGCGCCTGGACATGGCGCCGGAACTGATGCTGCGCAAGAAAACCCTCGAAGCCCTGGTCAAAAGTGGCTACCCCGATGGGCCTTATAAACTGCCAGACTCGCTGCGTGGCTGGCGCCGCGAGTTGATGGGCCAGGCGCTGCTCGACAGCCTGGCCACTGCCGGAGAACAGCCTTGA
- a CDS encoding nitroreductase family protein — MSTNPRVADYPIHTQFTERWSPRAFTGESIPQETLLSFFEAARWAPSAYNSQPWRFLYARRDTPDWERFLGLLNEFNRGWAQHASALVIIASKTDFIAPGATEETPALWHTFDTGSAWGHLALQASLSGWYTHGMAGFDQELTRRELKIPEGYALHAAVAVGKLGDKSTLPEYLQGREVPSPRKPLSELVSEGDFSL; from the coding sequence ATGAGCACAAACCCACGCGTTGCCGATTACCCGATCCACACCCAGTTCACCGAACGCTGGTCGCCGCGCGCCTTTACCGGTGAAAGCATCCCGCAGGAAACCTTGCTGAGTTTCTTCGAAGCCGCCCGCTGGGCGCCGTCGGCCTACAACTCGCAGCCATGGCGCTTTCTCTATGCGCGTCGTGACACGCCGGACTGGGAGCGTTTCCTCGGCCTGCTGAACGAATTCAACCGTGGCTGGGCACAACATGCGTCGGCCCTGGTGATCATCGCCTCAAAGACCGACTTCATCGCCCCCGGCGCCACGGAAGAAACCCCAGCGCTGTGGCACACCTTCGACACCGGCTCGGCCTGGGGCCACCTGGCGCTGCAAGCCAGCCTCAGCGGCTGGTACACCCACGGCATGGCCGGCTTCGATCAGGAGCTGACCCGCAGAGAGCTGAAGATTCCTGAGGGTTACGCACTGCATGCGGCGGTAGCCGTGGGCAAGCTGGGCGACAAGTCGACCCTGCCTGAGTACCTGCAAGGCCGTGAAGTGCCGAGCCCGCGCAAGCCGTTGAGCGAGCTGGTATCGGAAGGTGACTTCAGCCTCTGA
- a CDS encoding D-2-hydroxyacid dehydrogenase yields the protein MRVLIAEQDHPLYAQLLSEAAPDLEVLTSGDSAELSRLAADCPVWLGQPDLLATLLRQGHHPQWLQSTWAGITPLLADGLPRDYRLTRAVGIFGQVMAEFVLTYMLGHEREVLARLVSQVERKWDNRMGQSLAGRTALIVGTGDIGQRVAEFLVPFGVKLYGVASTAREQAPFIEVAGPDQLGRLVGEADYVINLLPNTPNTHDLYDAALFKQFKPTALFINVGRGVAVVDADLVEALKEGHLAGAVIDVCRQEPLPQRHPFWTAWGLLLTGHSSAPTSPRMMVDLFVQNVRAYQTKQALRGEVDFERGY from the coding sequence ATGCGTGTTCTGATTGCTGAACAGGATCACCCGCTCTACGCCCAGTTGCTGAGCGAAGCGGCCCCTGACCTTGAGGTGTTGACCAGCGGCGATTCGGCCGAACTGTCGCGCCTGGCCGCCGACTGCCCGGTGTGGCTGGGCCAGCCGGACCTGCTGGCGACCCTGCTGCGCCAAGGCCATCACCCGCAGTGGCTGCAGTCGACCTGGGCCGGCATTACGCCGCTGCTGGCCGATGGCTTGCCGCGCGACTATCGCCTGACCCGCGCCGTGGGCATTTTCGGCCAGGTCATGGCGGAGTTCGTCCTCACCTACATGCTCGGCCATGAACGCGAAGTGCTGGCGCGCCTGGTCAGCCAGGTCGAGCGCAAGTGGGACAACCGCATGGGCCAGAGCCTGGCGGGGCGCACGGCGCTGATCGTCGGCACCGGTGATATCGGCCAGCGCGTGGCCGAGTTCCTGGTGCCGTTTGGCGTCAAGCTGTACGGCGTCGCCAGCACCGCTCGGGAACAGGCGCCGTTTATCGAAGTGGCCGGGCCTGATCAGTTGGGCCGCCTGGTGGGGGAGGCGGATTATGTGATCAACCTGCTGCCCAACACGCCCAATACCCATGACCTCTACGACGCGGCACTGTTCAAGCAATTCAAGCCGACCGCTTTGTTTATCAATGTCGGGCGCGGTGTGGCCGTGGTCGATGCCGACCTGGTCGAGGCCTTGAAGGAAGGGCACCTGGCCGGCGCGGTCATCGACGTCTGCCGCCAGGAACCGCTGCCGCAACGCCACCCGTTCTGGACCGCCTGGGGCCTGCTGTTGACCGGGCACAGCTCGGCGCCAACCTCGCCACGGATGATGGTGGATCTGTTCGTGCAGAACGTGCGCGCGTATCAGACCAAGCAGGCCTTGCGCGGCGAAGTGGATTTCGAGCGCGGTTACTGA
- a CDS encoding MDR family MFS transporter, which translates to MTQLNQPAPSVPAVRSVLVSLMMAIFLGALDQTIVAVSMPAISARFHDVDLLAWVISGYMVAMTVAVPIYGKLGDLYGRRPMMLIGMGLFTLASLFCGMAQSMEQLVLARILQGIGAGGMISVSQAIIGDIIPPRERGRYQGYFSSMYAVASVAGPVLGGYMTEYLSWRWVFLINLPLGAGAWYVAHRTLVGLPSPQRKPIIDYLGTVLMIIGLTALLLGITEIGQGHPWRDDDVLGLLACALLALSVFVWHERRAPEPLLPMHLFANRSAVLCWCTIFFTSFQAISLTVLMPLRFQTVTGSGADSAALHLLPLAIGLPIGAYCAGRMTSVTGRYKPMIVSGALLSPLAILGMAFSAPQAVGVTALFMLLCGIAGGMQFPTSLVGAQNSVEQHDIGVATSTTNLFRSLGGAVGVACMSALLLALLQDSSFAHLASGALMVEGSSGNVLLDGLNAAPGPAQDALRGDLAVTFRHLLMVSAAVSLLGLAAAIAMPNRVLRGREDKAK; encoded by the coding sequence GCCCGCTCCCTCCGTTCCCGCCGTGCGCAGTGTTCTCGTCTCGTTGATGATGGCGATTTTCCTCGGTGCCCTGGACCAGACCATTGTCGCCGTGTCCATGCCGGCCATCTCCGCGCGGTTCCACGACGTTGACCTGCTGGCCTGGGTGATTTCCGGCTACATGGTGGCAATGACCGTGGCGGTGCCGATCTACGGCAAGCTCGGCGACCTGTACGGGCGTCGGCCGATGATGCTGATCGGCATGGGGTTGTTCACGCTGGCGTCGCTGTTCTGCGGCATGGCGCAAAGCATGGAGCAACTGGTGCTGGCGCGGATTCTCCAGGGCATTGGCGCCGGCGGGATGATTTCGGTGAGCCAGGCGATCATCGGCGACATCATCCCGCCACGCGAGCGCGGGCGCTACCAGGGCTATTTCAGCAGCATGTACGCGGTGGCCAGCGTGGCCGGGCCGGTGTTGGGCGGCTACATGACGGAGTACCTGTCGTGGCGTTGGGTGTTCCTGATCAACCTGCCCTTGGGCGCCGGCGCCTGGTACGTGGCCCATCGCACCCTGGTGGGGCTGCCGTCGCCGCAACGCAAGCCGATCATCGATTACCTTGGCACCGTGCTGATGATCATCGGCTTGACCGCGTTGTTGCTGGGCATCACCGAAATCGGCCAAGGCCATCCGTGGCGCGATGATGATGTGCTGGGGTTGCTGGCGTGTGCACTGCTGGCGTTGAGCGTGTTTGTCTGGCATGAGCGCCGCGCGCCAGAGCCATTGCTGCCGATGCACCTGTTTGCCAACCGCAGCGCGGTGCTGTGCTGGTGCACGATTTTCTTCACCAGCTTCCAGGCCATTTCCCTGACGGTGCTGATGCCGCTGCGGTTCCAGACGGTGACCGGTTCCGGTGCTGACAGCGCGGCCCTGCACTTGCTGCCGCTGGCGATCGGCTTACCGATAGGCGCCTACTGTGCCGGGCGCATGACCTCGGTGACCGGCCGCTATAAACCGATGATCGTCAGCGGCGCGTTGCTGAGCCCCTTGGCGATTCTCGGCATGGCTTTCAGCGCGCCCCAGGCGGTGGGGGTGACAGCGCTGTTCATGCTGTTGTGCGGGATCGCCGGGGGCATGCAGTTCCCCACCTCGTTGGTGGGGGCGCAGAACTCGGTGGAACAGCATGATATCGGTGTTGCCACCAGCACCACCAACCTGTTCCGTTCCCTGGGAGGCGCGGTGGGGGTGGCCTGCATGTCGGCGCTGTTGCTGGCGCTGCTGCAGGACTCGAGCTTCGCTCACCTGGCCAGTGGCGCGCTGATGGTCGAGGGCAGCTCCGGCAACGTGCTGCTCGATGGCCTGAACGCCGCTCCAGGCCCGGCGCAGGATGCCCTGCGCGGCGACTTGGCCGTGACGTTTCGGCATTTGCTGATGGTCAGTGCGGCGGTGTCGCTGCTGGGGTTGGCGGCGGCGATTGCGATGCCGAACCGGGTGTTGCGTGGTCGTGAAGACAAGGCTAAATGA
- a CDS encoding RNA methyltransferase produces MGNKRYSCIGLYNPKSPENVGSVMRAAGCYGVASVFYTGKRYERARDFITDTKKVHHDIPLIGIDDLKKILPLGCIPVAVELVEGARPLPEYTHPDRALYIFGPEDGSLDKEIRDWCEDVIYIPTTGCMNLAATVNVVLYDRLAKGNNTRSGPKY; encoded by the coding sequence GTGGGCAATAAACGCTACAGCTGCATCGGTCTGTATAACCCAAAATCCCCCGAAAACGTCGGCTCGGTGATGCGTGCCGCCGGCTGCTACGGCGTGGCCTCGGTGTTCTACACCGGCAAGCGTTACGAGCGCGCCCGGGATTTCATCACCGACACCAAGAAGGTCCACCACGACATTCCGTTGATCGGTATCGATGATCTGAAGAAGATCCTGCCGCTCGGTTGCATCCCCGTCGCCGTCGAGCTGGTGGAGGGCGCCCGCCCGCTGCCCGAATACACCCACCCAGACCGCGCGCTGTATATCTTCGGCCCGGAAGACGGCTCGCTGGATAAAGAGATTCGCGACTGGTGCGAAGACGTGATCTACATCCCGACCACCGGCTGCATGAACCTCGCCGCCACTGTTAACGTGGTGCTCTACGACCGCCTGGCCAAGGGCAATAACACCCGCTCGGGGCCCAAGTACTGA
- a CDS encoding YcgN family cysteine cluster protein gives MAAKVEPFWIRKTLEQLDQEEWESLCDGCGLCCLQKLEDEDDNSVYYTRIACKLLDLKTCQCTDYPNRRDSVPDCIQLTPGQADQFKWLPPTCGYRLVSERKDLPLWHHLVCGDRDAVHHERISQSGRMLSEGSVPEDDWEDYLIFRAG, from the coding sequence ATGGCCGCCAAAGTCGAACCCTTCTGGATACGCAAAACCCTTGAGCAGCTCGACCAAGAGGAGTGGGAGTCGTTGTGCGACGGCTGTGGCCTGTGCTGCCTGCAAAAGCTTGAGGACGAAGACGACAACAGCGTCTATTACACGCGCATCGCCTGCAAACTGCTGGACCTGAAAACCTGCCAGTGCACCGACTATCCCAACCGCCGCGACTCGGTGCCTGACTGCATCCAGCTCACCCCGGGCCAGGCTGACCAGTTCAAATGGTTGCCGCCCACCTGCGGCTATCGCCTGGTCAGCGAGCGCAAGGACCTGCCGCTGTGGCACCACCTGGTCTGCGGCGACCGCGACGCCGTGCACCACGAACGCATTTCCCAGTCGGGGCGCATGCTCAGCGAAGGCAGCGTGCCCGAAGATGACTGGGAGGATTACCTGATCTTCCGCGCCGGCTGA
- a CDS encoding YgaP family membrane protein — protein sequence MSDSKSLRPIIEHTPFETRPTQNVHGWERIGSVAGGVIMVGKGLRRGGIFGLIQVAIGGVALTRGFTGHSTLKDKLEQGRQEMNSVRTKIERAGAELKNLKTKAEVAAEKATKTAG from the coding sequence ATGAGCGACAGCAAATCCCTGCGACCCATCATCGAACACACCCCTTTTGAAACCCGCCCCACACAGAACGTGCATGGCTGGGAACGCATCGGCTCGGTGGCGGGTGGCGTGATAATGGTTGGCAAAGGCCTGCGTCGTGGCGGGATTTTCGGGCTGATTCAGGTGGCCATTGGGGGTGTGGCACTGACCCGTGGTTTTACCGGACACAGCACGCTCAAGGACAAGCTGGAACAAGGTCGCCAGGAAATGAACAGCGTACGCACCAAGATCGAACGCGCCGGTGCAGAGCTGAAAAACCTCAAGACCAAGGCCGAAGTGGCGGCTGAGAAGGCTACAAAGACCGCTGGGTGA
- a CDS encoding transporter substrate-binding domain-containing protein yields the protein MKASLALCVLASVTTSALADTPSSRLDDVLQRGTLTVCTTGDYKPYTSLRADGGYEGIDIAMAESLAKSLNAQIKWVPTTWKTLMPDFLAQRCDIAVGGISVSLERQKKAFFSQALGVDGKIPLVRCADVQRYQTVEQINQPQVRVIEPAGGTNEVFARAHLGQAQIRLHDNVTIFDELLAGKADVMITDASEARYQQKLKPGLCAVNPERQMQYSEKAFLLPRDDVAWKSYVDQWLHLSVATGVYDGIVNQWLAAP from the coding sequence ATGAAAGCTTCTCTAGCCCTGTGTGTACTGGCAAGCGTGACGACCAGCGCCCTGGCCGACACCCCCTCCTCGCGCCTCGACGACGTGCTCCAGCGCGGCACGCTGACCGTCTGCACCACCGGCGACTACAAGCCCTACACCTCATTGCGTGCCGATGGCGGGTATGAAGGCATTGATATCGCCATGGCCGAATCCCTGGCCAAGAGCCTCAATGCGCAGATCAAGTGGGTGCCTACCACCTGGAAAACCTTGATGCCGGACTTCCTCGCCCAACGTTGCGACATCGCCGTGGGTGGCATTTCGGTGTCGCTGGAACGCCAGAAAAAGGCCTTCTTCAGCCAGGCGCTCGGCGTAGACGGCAAGATTCCGCTGGTGCGCTGCGCGGACGTGCAGCGCTACCAGACCGTCGAGCAGATCAACCAACCCCAGGTCAGGGTGATCGAACCGGCAGGCGGCACCAACGAAGTGTTCGCCCGCGCCCACCTGGGCCAGGCGCAGATACGCCTGCATGACAACGTGACGATCTTCGACGAACTGCTCGCGGGCAAGGCTGACGTGATGATCACCGACGCCAGCGAAGCGCGTTACCAGCAGAAGCTCAAGCCCGGACTGTGCGCGGTCAACCCCGAGCGGCAGATGCAGTACAGCGAGAAAGCCTTCCTGCTGCCCCGCGATGATGTGGCGTGGAAGAGTTACGTCGACCAGTGGTTGCACCTGAGCGTGGCCACCGGGGTCTACGATGGCATCGTCAATCAATGGCTGGCGGCGCCCTGA
- a CDS encoding glutamine synthetase family protein: MSVFACLHEAQSFLEQHPDIEMFELFILDNNGVPRGKLLHRDELLAVYESGRPLPSTILGLTINGDDVENSGLVWDVGDIDCRAYPISGSLQPMPWRLIPTAAVQVSMHPTEGLPATVADPRHLLARVIDGLKADGYYPVMAAELEFYLLDQKPDSHGRPQPARDVDGGRPRSTQVYGLRELEQIEPFLADLYSACKLQGIPARTAISEYAPGQVEITLEHRYDALQAMDEAVRYKRLVKGVAHQHGMTACFMAKPFDDLAGTGMHMHVSLADADGNNLFASDAADGTPLLRHAVGGMLSTLLDSLLMFCPNANSYRRFQTNSYAPLAATWGVDNRTVSLRVPGGPAHSRHIEHRICGADANPYLAAAAILAGIHRGLREQRDPGAPVEGNGYAQAQELLPTDWLTTLRALEGSSWAQEAFGREFLGVYLAVKRAEYRQFMGEVGEQDWRWYLHQA; the protein is encoded by the coding sequence ATGAGTGTGTTTGCCTGCCTGCACGAAGCCCAGTCTTTCCTTGAACAGCATCCGGACATCGAGATGTTCGAGCTGTTTATCCTCGACAACAACGGTGTGCCGCGCGGCAAGTTATTGCATCGCGACGAACTGCTGGCGGTGTATGAAAGCGGTCGCCCGTTGCCCAGCACGATCCTGGGCCTGACCATCAACGGCGATGACGTGGAAAATTCCGGCCTGGTGTGGGACGTCGGCGATATCGACTGTCGCGCCTACCCGATCAGCGGCAGTCTGCAACCCATGCCCTGGCGTCTGATTCCCACGGCGGCGGTGCAAGTCAGCATGCACCCCACCGAAGGTTTGCCCGCGACCGTGGCCGACCCCCGGCATTTGCTGGCCAGGGTGATCGACGGGCTCAAGGCCGACGGCTACTACCCGGTGATGGCCGCAGAGCTGGAGTTCTACCTGCTCGACCAGAAACCCGACAGCCACGGCCGCCCGCAGCCTGCACGGGATGTGGATGGCGGTCGGCCGCGCTCGACCCAGGTCTACGGCCTGCGCGAGCTGGAGCAGATCGAACCGTTTCTGGCCGACCTCTACAGCGCTTGCAAGCTGCAAGGCATTCCGGCACGCACGGCGATTTCCGAATACGCCCCGGGCCAGGTGGAGATCACCCTGGAGCATCGCTACGACGCCCTGCAAGCGATGGACGAGGCGGTGCGCTACAAACGCCTGGTCAAGGGCGTGGCCCATCAGCACGGCATGACGGCCTGCTTCATGGCCAAGCCATTCGACGACCTGGCGGGCACCGGCATGCACATGCACGTCAGCCTGGCCGACGCCGACGGCAACAACCTGTTCGCCAGCGATGCCGCCGACGGTACGCCGCTGCTGCGCCACGCCGTGGGCGGCATGCTCAGCACCTTGCTCGATTCGCTGCTGATGTTTTGCCCCAACGCCAACTCCTATCGCCGCTTCCAGACCAACAGCTATGCCCCCCTGGCCGCCACCTGGGGCGTGGATAACCGCACCGTCAGCCTGCGCGTCCCCGGCGGCCCGGCTCACTCCCGGCATATCGAACACCGCATTTGCGGCGCCGACGCCAACCCCTACCTGGCCGCTGCCGCGATCCTGGCTGGCATTCACCGTGGCCTCCGCGAACAACGCGACCCCGGCGCCCCGGTGGAAGGCAACGGCTACGCCCAGGCCCAGGAATTGCTACCCACCGACTGGCTCACCACCCTGCGCGCACTCGAAGGCTCAAGCTGGGCCCAGGAGGCGTTTGGCCGTGAGTTTCTGGGGGTGTACCTGGCGGTGAAGCGCGCCGAGTACCGGCAGTTCATGGGGGAGGTGGGAGAGCAGGATTGGCGCTGGTATCTGCATCAGGCCTGA
- a CDS encoding YajD family HNH nuclease, which yields MSSTNPPSHTAKLDRILADAQRDREMGYRDKALKMYPHVCGRCAREFAGKRLSELTVHHRNHNHDDNPQDGSNWELLCLYCHDNEHSRYTDQQYFGEGSTSSPTIAKATHNPFAALAGLMKKDD from the coding sequence GGACCGCATCCTTGCCGATGCCCAACGCGACCGGGAAATGGGCTACCGCGACAAAGCCCTGAAAATGTACCCCCACGTGTGCGGCCGTTGCGCCCGTGAGTTCGCCGGCAAACGCTTGAGTGAACTGACCGTACACCACCGTAACCACAATCATGATGACAATCCCCAGGACGGCTCCAACTGGGAACTGCTCTGCCTGTATTGCCACGACAACGAACACTCGCGCTACACCGACCAGCAGTACTTCGGCGAAGGCTCCACCAGCAGCCCGACGATTGCCAAGGCCACGCACAACCCGTTTGCGGCGTTGGCGGGGTTGATGAAGAAAGACGACTGA
- a CDS encoding cache domain-containing protein codes for MKGLLRITWLLLLGMSQVHATTTQDEDAHAAKALLEKALAYYQSNGDKAFAAFSRQGEFVDHDRYVFVVDTQGVLLASGGPSSALIGRDVSEVLGPDLRQSFKDALKVPEGQGIQQADYRWQNWNDGKVEHKHVFYQRVGERIVAVGYYLPRATPEQARALRDKAVTALVKDEAGTLKAINSLQGGFLQDDLYVFVVDLNTQRYVAHGTNLRLINTDFSKIKDPDGKPVGEPILKMMAEQGQGEYKYRWKNPVTNKVEHKHAYVRKTGHFMVAVGYYSP; via the coding sequence ATGAAGGGACTGCTGCGCATCACCTGGCTGCTGCTGTTGGGTATGAGCCAGGTGCACGCCACCACCACTCAGGATGAAGACGCGCATGCCGCCAAGGCCCTGCTGGAAAAAGCCTTGGCTTACTACCAGAGCAATGGCGACAAGGCCTTCGCAGCCTTCAGCCGCCAGGGTGAGTTTGTCGACCATGACCGCTACGTGTTCGTGGTCGACACCCAAGGCGTATTGCTGGCCAGCGGCGGGCCCTCCTCGGCCTTGATCGGTCGCGATGTGTCCGAGGTGCTGGGGCCGGATTTGCGCCAGTCGTTCAAGGACGCGCTCAAGGTGCCGGAAGGCCAGGGTATCCAGCAGGCCGACTACCGCTGGCAGAACTGGAACGACGGCAAGGTCGAGCACAAGCACGTGTTTTACCAACGCGTGGGCGAACGCATCGTGGCGGTGGGTTACTACCTGCCGCGGGCCACGCCGGAACAGGCCCGGGCCCTGCGGGACAAGGCAGTGACGGCGCTGGTCAAGGATGAAGCCGGCACGCTCAAGGCGATCAACTCGTTGCAGGGTGGCTTCCTGCAAGATGATCTCTACGTGTTCGTCGTGGACCTGAACACCCAGCGTTATGTCGCCCATGGCACCAACCTGCGACTGATCAACACCGACTTCAGCAAGATCAAGGACCCGGATGGCAAGCCGGTGGGCGAGCCGATCCTGAAGATGATGGCGGAGCAGGGCCAGGGTGAATACAAATACCGCTGGAAGAATCCGGTGACCAATAAGGTCGAACACAAGCATGCGTATGTGCGCAAGACCGGGCATTTCATGGTGGCGGTGGGTTACTACAGCCCCTGA
- a CDS encoding class I SAM-dependent methyltransferase produces MSSQPLSSIEIEYAERCDREHARVCGDTRPPGLRRRLASWRDQWLVRQALKVAGEPGLILDLACGSGRFWPVLAEHVNRVILASDNSQGMLDHACTHHPASLLKRVKTFQGSAFSIGLSANAVDCIFCLELFRHVPNSEARLALLSEFHRVSRDTVIVSVASRDRVEGEFREAGFKVLSYQEFLPGSSLWRVYVLRKKG; encoded by the coding sequence ATGTCGTCACAACCCCTTTCTTCGATCGAGATTGAATACGCCGAACGCTGCGACCGTGAGCATGCCAGGGTCTGCGGCGACACGCGCCCGCCCGGGCTGCGTCGGCGCCTGGCATCATGGCGCGACCAGTGGTTGGTGCGCCAGGCGCTGAAAGTCGCTGGCGAGCCCGGCCTGATCCTTGACCTGGCCTGTGGCTCGGGGCGGTTCTGGCCGGTGCTGGCCGAGCACGTCAACCGGGTGATCCTGGCTTCGGACAACTCCCAGGGCATGCTCGACCATGCCTGCACCCATCACCCGGCGTCGTTGCTCAAGCGGGTCAAGACCTTCCAGGGTTCGGCGTTTTCCATCGGGTTGTCGGCAAATGCGGTGGATTGCATTTTCTGCCTGGAATTGTTTCGCCATGTACCCAACAGCGAAGCGCGCCTGGCATTGCTGAGCGAGTTTCATCGGGTCAGTCGCGATACGGTGATCGTGTCAGTGGCCTCCCGTGACCGTGTGGAGGGCGAGTTCCGCGAGGCCGGCTTTAAAGTCCTGAGCTACCAGGAGTTCCTGCCGGGCTCAAGCCTGTGGCGGGTCTACGTACTGCGCAAGAAAGGATAA
- a CDS encoding YcgL domain-containing protein: MKRICSIYRSLKKDGMYLYVLKSDALERVPEPLMVAFGKPHHAFDMVLTPERKLSREDIIVVLENLDKQGYHLQMPPAEDEYIEHLPEELLRRNDPM, from the coding sequence TTGAAACGTATCTGCTCCATCTATCGCAGCTTGAAAAAAGACGGCATGTACCTCTACGTGCTGAAAAGCGACGCTCTGGAGCGCGTGCCGGAGCCGTTGATGGTTGCGTTCGGCAAGCCGCACCACGCCTTCGACATGGTGCTGACGCCGGAGCGCAAGCTGTCGCGCGAAGACATCATTGTCGTGCTGGAAAACCTCGACAAGCAGGGCTACCACCTGCAAATGCCGCCGGCCGAGGACGAGTACATCGAGCACTTGCCCGAAGAGCTGTTGCGACGCAACGATCCGATGTGA